The Nitrososphaerota archaeon genome has a segment encoding these proteins:
- a CDS encoding dihydroorotate dehydrogenase, with protein sequence MSLEVQVAGLSLRNPIILASGILGHSAEVFERIYNAGASAVIWKSVSLLPREAYKPPTVVQVDSGYINAIGLGNPGADAFTQELKKISAKKIPVIASMFGSDPSDFEKMAKLFDSAGANGFELNLSCPHVKGVGTEVGQDTDLVSRIVAAVRKSTSKPVFAKVSPGMETMLKTVKAAEEAGADGITATNTIRAMAIEVESAVPYLSNRFGGLSGEALHPISVRCVYEIAEYVKIPVIGCGGIDSWQDAVEFILAGASAVQIGTILAHKPITVIEEILNGIKRYMARKGYKRVSDFVGLAHSS encoded by the coding sequence ATTTCGCTTGAAGTTCAAGTAGCGGGATTATCCCTCCGCAACCCTATCATACTCGCCTCTGGAATCTTGGGTCACTCAGCAGAGGTCTTCGAGAGAATATACAATGCTGGAGCTTCAGCAGTCATATGGAAATCAGTTTCTCTGCTGCCTAGAGAGGCCTACAAGCCGCCTACAGTAGTCCAGGTTGATTCTGGCTATATCAACGCTATAGGTCTGGGTAATCCCGGTGCAGATGCCTTTACACAAGAATTAAAGAAAATCTCAGCCAAAAAGATTCCAGTAATTGCGAGCATGTTTGGCTCTGACCCAAGCGACTTTGAGAAAATGGCTAAACTTTTCGATTCTGCAGGTGCTAATGGTTTTGAGTTGAACCTCTCGTGCCCGCACGTAAAAGGGGTTGGAACCGAAGTCGGCCAGGACACTGATCTTGTTTCACGAATAGTCGCAGCAGTAAGAAAAAGCACATCGAAACCTGTATTCGCAAAAGTTTCGCCGGGGATGGAAACGATGCTCAAAACAGTAAAGGCTGCAGAAGAAGCCGGGGCTGATGGTATAACTGCAACTAACACTATTCGGGCAATGGCTATAGAGGTTGAATCAGCTGTGCCGTATCTATCGAACAGGTTTGGAGGCCTGTCTGGAGAAGCTTTGCATCCAATTTCAGTAAGATGTGTCTATGAAATTGCCGAGTATGTGAAGATACCTGTAATTGGATGTGGAGGGATAGATAGCTGGCAGGACGCTGTAGAGTTCATCCTTGCCGGGGCATCTGCCGTTCAGATTGGAACCATTCTTGCTCACAAACCTATAACAGTGATTGAAGAAATACTGAACGGAATTAAAAGGTATATGGCAAGGAAGGGGTACAAGAGGGTATCAGATTTTGTGGGACTCGCGCACTCTAGTTAG
- a CDS encoding ribonuclease HII — protein sequence MIVAGVDEAGRGSIIGPLVVSGISASMSAIDKLRRVGVKDSKQLSPAQRSKLYPQILKLCENVKTEVLAPSDIDRYVEPKIRLKGLNYLEAKSIAKILSSLDAEVSYVDSCDINPRRFAKIISSIMEKDRKLVVSHHADEIYTAVSAASIVAKVTRDKHVQKIGREFGDVGSGYPSDAQTIEFLQKWVKKEVSIPPFARRSWKTWLRITPKLDDFTQP from the coding sequence ATGATAGTTGCAGGTGTTGACGAGGCGGGAAGGGGTTCTATTATAGGGCCTCTAGTAGTTTCTGGAATTTCTGCATCCATGTCTGCAATAGATAAGCTTAGAAGAGTTGGTGTAAAGGATTCTAAGCAGCTTAGCCCGGCACAGAGGTCCAAGCTTTATCCGCAAATCCTGAAACTCTGCGAGAATGTCAAAACAGAAGTGCTAGCGCCTTCGGATATTGACAGATATGTTGAACCCAAAATAAGACTAAAAGGTTTGAATTATCTTGAAGCAAAATCCATAGCAAAGATACTTTCTAGCCTTGATGCAGAAGTTTCCTATGTTGACTCCTGCGACATTAACCCGAGAAGGTTTGCAAAGATAATTTCCAGCATAATGGAGAAGGATAGGAAACTTGTAGTTTCGCACCACGCTGATGAAATCTACACCGCAGTCTCCGCTGCATCGATAGTTGCTAAAGTTACAAGGGACAAGCACGTGCAGAAAATAGGGCGCGAATTTGGCGATGTGGGTTCAGGCTACCCCTCTGATGCTCAGACGATAGAATTTCTGCAAAAATGGGTGAAGAAGGAGGTATCAATACCTCCGTTTGCCAGACGGTCTTGGAAGACCTGGCTCAGAATCACACCAAAACTAGATGATTTTACTCAACCTTGA
- a CDS encoding Hsp20/alpha crystallin family protein yields the protein MSDPVDWWLRKRRDPFRKFFSDEFFEEFDKLFEEMFKDVEKKFPEELIRERKLPDGTMVREAGPFIYGYSVTVGPDRKPEIREFGNIKPQEHGEKPFEITDKREPLVDIIEEDGRIRVVAEMPGVEKEQIKIELVNGKLQISVDGDRKYFKSIDLPAKVEPEQTKAIYKNGILEVTLSKVKPAAKTGKHIKVE from the coding sequence ATGTCAGACCCTGTAGATTGGTGGCTTAGGAAAAGAAGAGACCCATTCAGAAAATTCTTTTCGGATGAATTCTTTGAAGAGTTTGACAAATTATTCGAAGAAATGTTCAAGGACGTGGAGAAAAAGTTCCCCGAAGAGCTGATAAGGGAAAGGAAGCTTCCTGATGGGACAATGGTCAGGGAGGCTGGACCTTTCATCTATGGCTATTCAGTTACCGTAGGGCCCGATAGAAAGCCAGAAATCAGAGAATTCGGAAACATAAAGCCGCAGGAGCATGGCGAGAAGCCCTTTGAAATTACTGATAAAAGGGAGCCTCTTGTAGACATCATCGAAGAGGATGGCAGGATACGGGTTGTTGCAGAGATGCCTGGTGTCGAGAAGGAGCAGATAAAGATCGAACTTGTAAATGGGAAACTGCAGATTTCAGTCGATGGTGACAGGAAATATTTCAAAAGCATAGATTTGCCGGCAAAAGTAGAGCCAGAGCAGACAAAAGCAATCTACAAGAACGGGATTCTTGAGGTTACTCTAAGCAAGGTCAAGCCTGCAGCCAAAACCGGCAAGCACATCAAGGTTGAGTAA
- a CDS encoding fibrillarin-like rRNA/tRNA 2'-O-methyltransferase, with product MKSQRGHSRSSCQEQGIGVKGEEGRAQKLLWVNIDNQQKLATQNLSAGNKVYDERLVSIGGIEYRVWDPFRSKLAAAITKGLETMPIEEGSSVLYLGASTGTTVSHISDIIGKSGIVYGVEVSARVAREFIENVAEKRSNIIPMVADARKPESYGVILSKVDVVYADIAQPDQTQITIQNCHAHLKKGGYLLMVVKSRSIDVTKEPREVFLEETKKLQDAAFTIRQVLKLEPFDKDHAIILAYLPA from the coding sequence CTGAAGAGCCAAAGAGGCCATTCAAGAAGTTCGTGCCAAGAACAAGGGATAGGCGTGAAAGGCGAAGAAGGTAGAGCCCAAAAGCTTCTATGGGTAAACATCGACAACCAGCAGAAACTCGCCACGCAGAATTTGAGTGCAGGAAACAAGGTCTACGATGAAAGATTAGTTTCAATAGGCGGCATAGAGTATAGGGTCTGGGATCCTTTCAGAAGCAAGCTCGCAGCAGCCATAACTAAGGGGCTTGAAACAATGCCCATCGAAGAAGGCTCCTCAGTGTTGTACCTTGGAGCATCAACAGGAACCACGGTCAGCCACATTTCAGACATCATCGGAAAGTCCGGGATAGTTTATGGGGTTGAAGTTTCTGCAAGAGTTGCCAGAGAATTCATAGAGAATGTTGCTGAGAAGAGGAGTAACATAATTCCCATGGTCGCTGATGCTAGGAAGCCAGAGTCTTACGGCGTTATCCTTTCCAAAGTAGATGTAGTCTATGCCGATATTGCACAGCCAGATCAGACACAAATTACCATACAAAACTGCCATGCTCATTTGAAGAAGGGAGGGTATCTGCTTATGGTAGTGAAGTCTAGAAGCATAGACGTGACGAAGGAGCCAAGAGAGGTCTTCCTCGAAGAAACAAAGAAACTACAGGATGCTGCCTTTACCATAAGGCAGGTCCTAAAACTTGAACCATTTGACAAAGATCATGCAATTATACTTGCTTACCTGCCAGCATAA
- a CDS encoding NTPase has product MQQKRAWLVTGDPGSGKTTLISRVVLAVRSEGFTVGGIITKEIREKGERTGFRIVDIASRKSGMLASTNQPYGPRVGKYKVNLKDLAEIGSRALESAIEYDLVVCDEMGPMELFSPEFRRAVQKVTASSKPVLGSIHKRLVDPLIEEIKANPSVEVIDITEENRDSIEKKLKDTILQALEETR; this is encoded by the coding sequence ATGCAACAGAAAAGGGCATGGCTTGTGACTGGGGATCCAGGCTCGGGAAAGACGACTCTGATCTCGAGGGTAGTATTAGCCGTAAGGTCGGAAGGGTTTACTGTTGGCGGAATAATAACAAAGGAGATCAGGGAGAAGGGAGAACGCACAGGGTTTAGGATTGTTGATATTGCTTCTAGGAAGAGCGGTATGCTTGCCTCCACAAACCAGCCATATGGCCCCCGCGTAGGCAAATACAAAGTGAACTTGAAGGATTTGGCTGAGATTGGCTCAAGGGCCCTAGAAAGTGCAATTGAATATGACCTTGTAGTGTGCGACGAGATGGGACCTATGGAACTGTTCAGCCCGGAATTTCGCAGAGCAGTGCAGAAGGTCACAGCATCGTCAAAACCAGTTCTAGGCTCTATACACAAGAGGCTAGTAGATCCTTTGATTGAAGAAATAAAGGCCAATCCTAGCGTCGAAGTTATTGATATAACTGAAGAAAATCGGGATTCGATTGAAAAGAAACTTAAAGACACGATTTTGCAGGCGTTGGAGGAGACCAGATGA
- a CDS encoding DNA double-strand break repair nuclease NurA has protein sequence MLLGNMGIQLNLPFSRINLNQEQLFQELISKISKLVSQDLSSLRGRRAVYCSGGRSMQPISSLSGKSLGEPNFFNNDITSTLVVGIDSSSLPVCDLEDGSIIAVRASTVFSSNGGPMAYLRLGPYPYHVTPEFVMSKFCVNRETLASSIAEDKALSQSLLRKALERSILAALLSYLKDSIVLVDGTFGYGVSSLELEEKRMLALARQKNNTILGFTKVSRIRNLCDAASSLFSIKGAPFYIKSPKIAVKHSPEIELILAKFRDDGFVFRLDIPKETGINVLERLSANDHFDRGYPDSLRLAHHFCVFTQHEDTCLKSRLGNEFDLVEVPSDDQRQAILGWMWSAGRRPK, from the coding sequence ATGTTGTTGGGCAACATGGGCATACAGTTAAACCTTCCTTTTTCCAGAATAAACTTGAACCAAGAACAATTATTTCAAGAGCTGATTTCTAAGATTAGCAAACTTGTGTCACAAGACCTAAGCAGTCTTCGCGGTAGGAGAGCAGTCTACTGCTCTGGAGGAAGGTCAATGCAGCCCATTTCATCACTATCTGGAAAGAGTCTAGGCGAACCAAATTTCTTTAACAACGACATCACGTCTACATTGGTAGTCGGAATAGACTCTTCCTCACTTCCTGTATGTGATCTTGAAGATGGCAGCATAATTGCTGTGAGGGCGTCAACTGTATTCTCTAGCAATGGGGGACCAATGGCGTATCTCAGACTTGGCCCGTATCCCTATCACGTAACTCCTGAATTCGTGATGTCAAAGTTTTGCGTAAATAGAGAAACGTTAGCAAGTTCGATAGCTGAGGATAAGGCTCTCTCGCAGTCACTTCTCAGAAAAGCGTTAGAGCGTTCTATTCTTGCAGCGTTATTGAGTTATCTAAAGGATTCAATAGTTCTAGTGGACGGGACGTTTGGGTACGGGGTTTCTAGCTTAGAACTAGAAGAGAAAAGGATGCTTGCCCTAGCAAGACAGAAAAACAACACAATTTTGGGTTTTACAAAGGTTTCCCGAATAAGAAATCTTTGCGATGCAGCCTCGTCATTGTTCTCGATCAAAGGGGCCCCATTTTACATAAAATCTCCAAAAATAGCTGTGAAACATTCGCCGGAAATTGAACTAATACTTGCAAAGTTTCGCGACGACGGTTTCGTCTTCAGGTTGGACATTCCAAAGGAAACTGGAATCAATGTTCTGGAGAGATTAAGTGCAAACGATCATTTTGATAGAGGGTACCCAGATTCATTGCGACTTGCACACCATTTCTGCGTCTTTACACAGCATGAAGACACTTGTCTGAAGAGCAGGCTCGGTAACGAGTTCGATCTTGTAGAGGTTCCTTCAGATGATCAAAGACAGGCTATTCTTGGTTGGATGTGGTCTGCAGGAAGGAGACCAAAATGA
- a CDS encoding helix-turn-helix domain-containing protein, with product MLKKFGEILKRVSLLAYGMNPSANEIVAKVGGNVLLSANPGLMLRSWRERLGINQSSLAKSMSISPSVLSDYESGRRVSPGIVFVRRYIENLVKLDQEKSKLLEKLIFTADRKEILAMGEFKSPVKASTVLEALSGQALTDADGINPKLYGYTVLDSINTIYTLSGLDFYRIFGATTERVLVFTKVGMGRSPLVAIRVSQLKPRMVVLHGPKVVDPLAIELAQKDRIVLGLSTLGDEDSFGEILSKF from the coding sequence ATGCTTAAAAAGTTCGGTGAAATATTAAAAAGAGTTAGCCTTTTAGCTTATGGTATGAATCCCTCCGCTAACGAAATCGTTGCCAAGGTCGGGGGCAACGTACTTCTCAGTGCGAACCCTGGCCTGATGCTTAGATCGTGGAGGGAGAGGTTGGGGATCAACCAGAGCTCGCTTGCAAAAAGCATGTCGATTTCTCCATCGGTGTTGAGCGATTATGAAAGCGGGAGGAGAGTGTCTCCAGGCATTGTCTTCGTTAGAAGGTACATCGAAAACCTTGTCAAACTGGATCAGGAGAAGAGCAAGCTTCTGGAAAAATTGATCTTTACTGCTGACAGGAAGGAGATTCTTGCCATGGGAGAATTCAAATCCCCTGTCAAGGCTTCTACAGTCTTAGAGGCTTTATCGGGCCAAGCTCTTACCGACGCCGACGGCATCAATCCAAAGCTTTATGGTTATACGGTTCTTGATAGTATCAATACCATCTATACGCTTTCTGGACTGGACTTTTACAGGATTTTTGGGGCTACCACAGAAAGAGTGCTTGTATTTACGAAGGTTGGGATGGGGAGGTCTCCTCTGGTAGCCATAAGGGTTTCACAGCTAAAGCCGAGGATGGTAGTCCTGCATGGACCAAAGGTTGTTGATCCTTTGGCGATAGAGCTTGCCCAAAAGGACAGGATAGTTCTTGGTCTTTCGACATTAGGTGACGAGGATTCCTTTGGGGAGATACTCTCCAAGTTTTAG
- a CDS encoding ATP-binding protein, with protein sequence MVCRKETKMKIFGKSGSEILILALPGEVVSQGEYLLIEDGSGRSKLVVQVFNETYLDAPGLAEEIVRDQVMEASIRGAEHDPYEIKSVSSLIRDSRLLHCKARGIIKNGKFRTSHDWLPSRVSSKVSKISLKELFATVGRQGRRAIELGKGRSGEDFEILAETIDGRLNIITGKKESGKSHLAKMLSSSLVELGCFVFIFDINDEYTSLDVKKNGEQSSISSRMVRLVPGESMKLDLGYVGLRSMTSILQHTLDLPGASLREFIRIWDHLRKEDQLTMEELGQAISMWRANDFVKDALFARYHTLLSSRLFAKEGERSIRFEDIIAKFSKGALIVISLAHIPAHARRITIEFMLSKLVDLLEQRKIPPVFLFAEEAHLYLRETHWDDIVTRMRHFGIFTTFITNQPDALGAGVYRQADNVFLFNFTNDADLELISKATTADAETIKAIVRMLPQRSCMTLGKVVSDLPVVVEVRESELFTKGETRLFFMDA encoded by the coding sequence GTGGTCTGCAGGAAGGAGACCAAAATGAAGATATTCGGCAAGTCGGGGAGCGAGATACTCATCCTTGCACTTCCTGGCGAAGTTGTCAGCCAAGGCGAATATCTGCTGATTGAGGATGGTTCGGGCAGAAGTAAGTTGGTAGTGCAGGTCTTTAACGAAACCTACCTTGATGCACCTGGCCTTGCTGAGGAAATTGTCAGAGATCAAGTAATGGAAGCATCGATTAGAGGCGCTGAACATGACCCATACGAAATTAAGAGCGTTTCCTCTCTAATAAGAGATTCACGGTTACTCCACTGTAAAGCTAGAGGCATAATAAAAAACGGAAAATTCAGAACTTCGCATGACTGGCTACCCTCAAGAGTGAGTTCCAAAGTTTCCAAGATTTCACTCAAGGAGCTCTTTGCGACAGTGGGCAGGCAGGGGAGGAGGGCAATAGAATTGGGGAAGGGCAGATCTGGTGAAGATTTCGAGATTCTTGCAGAAACCATAGATGGAAGGTTGAACATCATAACTGGCAAGAAGGAATCTGGCAAGTCGCATCTTGCAAAGATGCTATCTTCAAGCCTTGTAGAGCTTGGATGTTTCGTCTTTATTTTCGATATCAACGATGAATATACATCTTTAGACGTCAAGAAGAATGGGGAGCAGAGCAGCATCTCTTCAAGAATGGTTAGGCTGGTGCCTGGAGAATCTATGAAGTTAGATCTTGGATATGTTGGTCTGCGTTCCATGACGTCTATTCTGCAGCACACGCTCGATCTGCCAGGGGCCTCTCTGAGGGAATTCATCAGAATCTGGGACCATCTCCGCAAGGAGGATCAACTTACAATGGAAGAGCTTGGTCAAGCAATCTCCATGTGGAGGGCCAATGATTTTGTCAAGGATGCTTTGTTTGCAAGATATCATACGCTCCTTTCGTCAAGACTGTTTGCAAAAGAGGGAGAAAGGTCAATACGCTTTGAAGATATCATTGCAAAATTCTCCAAAGGAGCATTAATCGTAATCTCACTCGCACACATCCCTGCTCATGCAAGGAGGATCACTATCGAGTTTATGCTCTCTAAATTGGTTGATCTTTTGGAGCAGAGGAAGATACCTCCAGTATTCCTATTTGCAGAAGAAGCCCATCTGTACCTGCGGGAAACCCACTGGGATGACATTGTAACAAGAATGCGCCATTTCGGAATATTTACGACCTTCATAACAAACCAGCCAGATGCCTTGGGCGCCGGCGTCTATAGGCAGGCAGATAACGTCTTCCTCTTCAATTTTACCAATGATGCCGACCTTGAATTAATCTCCAAGGCAACCACTGCAGATGCTGAAACGATAAAGGCCATTGTGAGAATGCTCCCACAGAGAAGCTGTATGACGCTGGGGAAAGTTGTTTCGGACTTGCCAGTAGTCGTAGAAGTACGGGAATCTGAACTCTTCACTAAAGGGGAGACAAGGCTATTCTTTATGGATGCTTAA
- a CDS encoding dihydroorotate dehydrogenase electron transfer subunit yields the protein MWQGRGTRGYQILWDSRTLVSRPRPVKVKEVLTEKGSVKSIFFQDQMCLNASPGNFVMVWLPSIEEIPMNLSRMGDVCSITVWPYSPGTTALCSMKDGDTIWLRGPYGNPYSIIGKDILLVGSGSGLSPLFALAKRIKAKKLSATFVLHAKSKDGLIFYEELSKMCKVVAVTGDGSEAVQGKASEVAANLIKEGRFDSVHAGVGEIELRSIFDVAESKRIPVQFGLERSMLCGIGLCGSCSIDKYLVCKDGPILKTEQLRDCLAELGICRRNKSGAIVPVIDY from the coding sequence ATATGGCAAGGAAGGGGTACAAGAGGGTATCAGATTTTGTGGGACTCGCGCACTCTAGTTAGCAGGCCACGACCAGTAAAAGTCAAAGAAGTTCTGACGGAGAAGGGCTCTGTCAAGAGCATATTCTTTCAGGATCAGATGTGCTTGAACGCCTCCCCAGGAAACTTTGTCATGGTCTGGCTTCCTAGCATTGAAGAAATACCGATGAACCTCTCCCGCATGGGAGACGTCTGTTCAATTACAGTATGGCCTTACAGCCCCGGTACCACTGCACTATGTTCGATGAAGGATGGCGATACAATATGGCTCAGGGGGCCTTATGGAAACCCTTATTCAATAATTGGTAAGGACATTCTGCTAGTCGGAAGTGGAAGCGGGCTATCTCCTCTTTTCGCCCTTGCTAAGCGGATCAAAGCGAAGAAGCTTTCTGCAACTTTTGTACTGCATGCCAAAAGTAAAGACGGGTTAATTTTTTACGAGGAATTATCGAAGATGTGCAAGGTTGTGGCAGTTACCGGCGATGGGAGTGAAGCGGTGCAGGGCAAAGCTTCTGAAGTTGCAGCCAATCTTATCAAAGAAGGCAGGTTTGATAGCGTCCATGCAGGAGTAGGCGAGATAGAATTGCGGAGCATCTTTGATGTTGCTGAATCAAAAAGAATCCCAGTACAATTTGGATTGGAGAGGTCAATGCTCTGCGGGATAGGCCTGTGCGGGAGCTGCTCGATAGACAAGTATCTGGTATGCAAGGACGGCCCGATTTTGAAGACTGAGCAGCTAAGAGATTGCTTGGCAGAATTAGGTATATGCAGAAGAAACAAGTCTGGTGCCATTGTGCCGGTAATAGATTACTAG